Proteins encoded in a region of the Isosphaeraceae bacterium EP7 genome:
- a CDS encoding alkaline phosphatase family protein — protein MDRPYAPMIVINAVGLTPRLLPLAPRLNALATAGWLRPLREVLPAVTCTAQASMLTGKTAAGHGVVGNGWYFRETGEVRFWQQSNALIQAPPIYQLAKRQAEARGKKFRAAKLFWWFNQGADVEISVTPKPYYAADGNKAFGIWGTPAGRTEALEATLGPFPFRTFWGPLAGLPSTDWIARCAAEVVREDAPDLTMVYLPHLDYEPQRKGPSGCDMAKLVGELDEACAPLLDAAKAAGARVWVVSEYGHCDVSRPVYLNRILRREGHFAVRPGPFGEVFDPLTSRAFAVCDHQLAHVYASRADDRTRIRRRLEAEPGVARVLEGEARAAVGLDHPRSGELVVLSERDSWFAYPFWLDDAAAPDYARTVDIHRKPGYDPCELFIDPTLSLPKLHLMRRLLQKKLGFRTLFDVTPLDASLVRGSHGLAEPDPLDRPLLIGDGPTPGADLAMTDVFGLWCGALGVEPS, from the coding sequence GTGGACCGTCCTTACGCTCCGATGATCGTGATCAACGCGGTGGGCCTCACTCCCAGGCTGCTGCCGCTGGCGCCCAGGCTCAATGCCCTGGCAACAGCCGGGTGGTTGCGGCCGTTGCGGGAGGTCTTGCCGGCGGTCACCTGCACGGCCCAGGCGAGCATGTTGACGGGCAAGACGGCGGCCGGGCATGGGGTGGTGGGCAATGGCTGGTACTTCCGCGAGACCGGGGAAGTTCGCTTCTGGCAGCAGTCGAATGCCCTGATCCAGGCCCCGCCAATCTATCAACTGGCGAAGCGGCAGGCCGAGGCTCGGGGTAAAAAATTCCGGGCGGCCAAGCTGTTCTGGTGGTTCAACCAGGGGGCCGACGTCGAGATCAGCGTCACGCCGAAGCCCTATTATGCGGCGGACGGGAACAAGGCGTTCGGCATCTGGGGGACGCCCGCGGGACGCACCGAGGCGCTGGAAGCGACGCTGGGGCCGTTCCCGTTCCGGACCTTCTGGGGGCCCTTGGCCGGCCTGCCGAGCACCGACTGGATCGCCCGCTGCGCCGCCGAGGTCGTGCGCGAGGATGCGCCCGACCTGACGATGGTCTACCTGCCGCATCTCGACTACGAGCCCCAGCGCAAAGGCCCGAGCGGCTGCGACATGGCGAAGCTCGTCGGCGAGCTGGACGAGGCATGCGCCCCACTGCTGGATGCCGCGAAGGCCGCCGGGGCGCGGGTCTGGGTGGTCAGCGAGTACGGACATTGCGACGTGTCGAGGCCCGTCTACCTCAACCGGATCCTGCGCCGGGAGGGACACTTTGCGGTGCGGCCCGGGCCGTTCGGCGAGGTCTTCGACCCCTTGACGAGCCGTGCGTTCGCGGTCTGCGACCATCAACTGGCCCATGTCTATGCGTCGAGGGCTGACGACCGGACGCGGATTAGGCGAAGGCTGGAGGCCGAGCCGGGGGTGGCCAGAGTGCTGGAAGGGGAGGCCCGCGCGGCCGTGGGCCTCGATCACCCGAGGTCGGGCGAGCTAGTCGTGCTGTCTGAGCGTGATTCGTGGTTCGCCTACCCGTTCTGGCTCGACGACGCGGCGGCCCCCGACTACGCGCGGACGGTGGACATCCATCGCAAGCCGGGATACGACCCGTGCGAGTTGTTCATCGACCCGACGTTGTCACTACCCAAGCTGCACCTGATGAGACGACTCTTGCAGAAGAAGCTGGGATTCCGCACGCTGTTCGACGTCACCCCGCTGGACGCCAGCCTTGTCCGAGGCAGCCACGGCCTTGCCGAGCCCGACCCGCTGGACCGTCCCCTGCTCATCGGCGACGGGCCCACACCAGGCGCCGACCTGGCGATGACCGACGTGTTCGGCCTCTGGTGCGGGGCGCTGGGCGTCGAGCCGTCCTGA
- a CDS encoding cupin domain-containing protein has product MTEPIRKMSRALPWTLAAGLLVAWGSREALHARERAEVLGSKTITLADVKMTPFVVDGKQVGELGIYLAGDTPGSSQFVTGRLVLNPGETPHPPHVHPEEEVMVIEQGEGDIVVDGKVTKVGPGSVMYTTPNVSHGIVNTGKVPIVFYFMKWVGKGTGK; this is encoded by the coding sequence ATGACCGAGCCGATTCGCAAGATGTCGCGGGCACTCCCCTGGACCCTGGCCGCCGGGCTGCTGGTGGCCTGGGGCTCGCGCGAGGCGCTGCACGCCCGCGAGCGGGCCGAGGTCCTGGGCTCGAAGACGATCACGCTCGCCGACGTGAAGATGACCCCGTTCGTGGTCGACGGCAAGCAGGTCGGCGAGCTGGGCATCTACCTCGCCGGCGACACCCCGGGAAGCTCCCAGTTCGTCACGGGCCGCCTCGTCCTCAATCCCGGCGAGACGCCCCACCCGCCGCACGTTCACCCCGAGGAAGAGGTGATGGTCATCGAGCAGGGCGAGGGGGACATCGTCGTCGACGGCAAGGTGACGAAGGTCGGACCCGGCTCGGTGATGTACACGACCCCGAACGTGTCGCACGGCATCGTGAACACGGGCAAGGTGCCGATCGTGTTCTACTTCATGAAGTGGGTGGGGAAGGGAACGGGGAAGTGA
- a CDS encoding transposase → MFFFTLVTERRAPFLTDPAARDHLRRAFLNCRSRWPFRVEAIVLLPDHLHTVWSLPRGDTAYSVRWAWIKKEFTKAWVAGGGAEEVVSESRGKNRRRGVWQRRFWEHSIGDEGDLERHYDYVHYNPVKHGLVSAPKDWPYSSFHRFVRLGAYPADWGRTEEPLSFGSRPIEGTGE, encoded by the coding sequence ATGTTCTTCTTCACTCTGGTCACCGAGCGACGCGCGCCGTTCCTCACGGATCCAGCGGCGCGAGACCATTTGCGGCGGGCGTTTCTCAACTGCCGGTCCCGGTGGCCGTTCCGCGTCGAGGCCATCGTACTGCTGCCTGACCACCTTCACACGGTCTGGTCCCTGCCGCGGGGTGATACCGCGTACTCCGTGCGCTGGGCGTGGATCAAGAAGGAGTTCACGAAGGCTTGGGTGGCTGGCGGTGGGGCCGAGGAGGTCGTTAGCGAATCACGGGGCAAGAACCGGCGACGGGGGGTGTGGCAACGGCGCTTCTGGGAGCATTCCATCGGGGACGAAGGCGACCTGGAACGCCATTACGACTATGTCCACTATAACCCCGTGAAACACGGACTGGTCTCCGCCCCGAAAGACTGGCCCTATAGCTCCTTTCACCGGTTCGTGAGACTCGGCGCCTACCCGGCCGACTGGGGACGCACCGAGGAGCCCCTGTCCTTCGGTAGCCGACCGATCGAGGGCACCGGCGAGTGA
- a CDS encoding sugar phosphate isomerase/epimerase family protein: MSPIDRRSFLKAAGVTLAAAPALATAAPQAPKAPAWKKAFMLGGVTKGPILDHFKRLKDAGFEGVELISPNQLDREEVLAARDKTGIVIHGVSGSVHWKDTLADPDKAVVERGLVAIRKEIEDCKAYGGTTVLIVPAVVGKGVSHRQAYERSQAAIKTLLPDAEKHGIILAIEEVWNKFLLSAPEFAGYVDSFKSPWVKAYFDVGNVVEYGYPQEWIHELGDRIAKIHIKEYAKQKRFSYSLGEGEIDWPAVRQALVDVGYKGWITAEVGYGDVTELKDVVARMSKILEF; encoded by the coding sequence ATGTCCCCGATCGACCGACGCTCATTCCTGAAAGCCGCCGGCGTCACGCTGGCCGCCGCCCCCGCCCTGGCGACCGCAGCCCCCCAGGCGCCCAAGGCTCCCGCCTGGAAGAAGGCGTTCATGCTGGGCGGCGTCACCAAGGGGCCGATCCTCGACCACTTCAAGCGGCTCAAGGACGCCGGCTTCGAGGGCGTCGAGCTGATCAGCCCCAATCAGCTCGACCGCGAAGAGGTCCTCGCCGCGCGCGACAAGACCGGAATTGTCATCCACGGCGTTTCCGGCTCGGTCCACTGGAAGGACACCTTGGCCGATCCCGACAAGGCCGTCGTCGAGCGCGGACTCGTCGCAATCCGCAAGGAGATCGAGGACTGCAAGGCCTACGGCGGCACCACCGTCCTGATCGTGCCGGCCGTCGTCGGCAAGGGCGTCAGCCATCGCCAGGCTTATGAGCGGTCGCAGGCCGCCATCAAGACCCTGCTGCCCGACGCCGAGAAGCACGGCATCATCCTGGCGATCGAGGAGGTCTGGAACAAGTTCCTCCTCAGCGCCCCCGAGTTCGCCGGCTACGTCGACAGCTTCAAGAGCCCCTGGGTCAAGGCTTACTTCGACGTCGGCAACGTCGTCGAGTACGGCTACCCCCAGGAGTGGATCCACGAGCTGGGCGACCGGATCGCCAAGATCCACATCAAGGAATACGCCAAGCAGAAGCGGTTCTCCTACTCCCTCGGCGAAGGCGAGATCGACTGGCCGGCCGTCCGCCAGGCCCTCGTCGACGTCGGCTACAAGGGCTGGATCACCGCCGAGGTCGGCTACGGCGACGTGACCGAGCTGAAGGACGTCGTCGCCCGCATGTCCAAGATCCTCGAGTTCTGA
- a CDS encoding SPFH domain-containing protein — protein MSNRLEVIDFFDPTGQTIVRRVPPEGSTDIKYGAQLLVQESQRALFVREGQVYDEFGPGRHTLTTANVPLLTRILTFPWEKSPFQASVYFVGMQTFLDLKWGTKQPIPFRDKELSIVRLRSFGKFAMRVAEPRLFLSSVVGTQGLYSTEQIEDFLRDRIVARLTDVLGTSLTSILDLPKHYDEVAAAARAATASDFRTYGLELTELFIGAITPPDEVQAMMDTRSGMAVVGNMNEYLKFQAAKALTEAAQNQGNAGGAMQAGMGAGFGMMIPGMVREAMNSGTPPTSPVPPATPAPPTVTPGGSARFCSECGQPTQPGAKFCSSCGAKLLPG, from the coding sequence ATGTCCAATCGCCTCGAGGTCATCGACTTCTTCGACCCCACCGGCCAGACCATCGTCAGGCGCGTCCCGCCCGAGGGCTCGACCGACATCAAGTACGGCGCCCAGCTCCTCGTCCAGGAATCCCAGCGGGCCCTCTTCGTCCGCGAGGGGCAGGTCTACGACGAGTTCGGACCCGGCCGCCACACGCTCACCACCGCCAACGTCCCGCTCCTCACCCGGATCCTGACGTTCCCCTGGGAGAAGTCTCCGTTCCAGGCCTCCGTCTACTTCGTCGGCATGCAGACCTTCCTCGACCTGAAATGGGGGACCAAGCAACCGATCCCGTTCCGCGACAAGGAGCTCTCGATCGTCAGGCTACGCTCCTTCGGTAAGTTCGCCATGAGAGTCGCCGAGCCGCGCCTGTTCCTCTCCAGCGTCGTCGGCACCCAGGGCCTCTACTCGACCGAGCAGATCGAAGACTTCCTCCGCGACCGGATCGTCGCCCGCCTCACCGACGTCCTCGGCACCTCGCTCACCAGTATCCTCGACCTGCCCAAACACTACGATGAGGTCGCCGCCGCCGCCCGTGCGGCCACCGCCAGCGACTTCAGGACCTACGGCCTGGAGCTGACCGAGCTATTCATCGGCGCCATCACCCCTCCCGACGAAGTCCAGGCGATGATGGACACCCGCTCGGGCATGGCCGTCGTCGGCAACATGAACGAATACCTCAAATTCCAGGCCGCCAAGGCCCTGACCGAGGCCGCCCAGAACCAGGGGAACGCCGGCGGGGCCATGCAGGCCGGGATGGGGGCCGGCTTCGGCATGATGATCCCCGGCATGGTCCGCGAGGCCATGAACTCGGGCACACCGCCAACGTCACCCGTCCCTCCCGCGACGCCCGCACCGCCGACCGTCACGCCGGGCGGCTCCGCTCGCTTTTGCTCAGAATGCGGTCAACCCACCCAGCCGGGGGCCAAGTTCTGCTCATCCTGCGGGGCCAAGCTTCTGCCGGGGTGA
- a CDS encoding protein kinase, producing MQASCPRCSKVTEFIGEPPLFCAYCGQPLRAPAGLDTTANYSWPAGVPTGLEATAAFSPGSLAEARSAEVVPERLSNFRLLRKIGAGGMGSVHEAEDERNGRRVAIKLIAPHLLASDVAVERFLQEGRLASAITHPRCVFVLAADAFDGHPYIVMELMSGSTLKDLVESGGPLSPEESVAKILDVMEGLGEAHRLGVIHRDVKPSNCFLEADGRVKVGDFGLSKSLITGLDLTHSGSFLGTPLYASPEQIRGEVLDSRTDVYSVAATLYFMITGKAPFEAKGKDAASTLAMIVSDDAPSIRQFRPDVSKALDQAILKGLSRERGRRYRDLAEFARVLAPFLPSRLSIGGIGLRIVAFVLEMFGVRFLIYTFVDIGWVLSTGRQDTLHVNVAISLAFDLFYFGYFALLEGLYGASLAKRFFGLRVYDSRRTTPPGLGPALLRTTVFFALTTLPADLLSLYSVWQRAYALDKWVPFLRIPGLLLITSTMRASNGFRGLHELVSETRVIRLRGRDRFRSRIFDRGQVTPGSPRLMQPGGIPSELGPYQVEGALSWDPEPRVLHGNDAGLGRPVWVVLRAVDDPPASDVRREVNRIGRPRWISGGEDDDLRWDAFIAPGGRSLPDLVKSTERLTWREARPILETLSEELAASCDDATLPLGLSVDSIWVLPNGQIQLTDVPAGKGAPLAEGSRSVALTSSDRSLRLLYEAATLALTGRRAEEDEPSSPILTALPLHARGPLDRLCGAGYRYEHPRAFHDALEKTHDRPTCLTPMARLVSLGAFVAISSLQASLILLPLALVRVYIAYLKSPEEGYATNPELVDSLTRMLDHLLRILPAVIPLGWAVWSWATCGGFTRRLAGTAVVRLNGRPPSRLQHALREATLWSIFVILAVGPITLTYQLSRSEGALRGAALASIAMLLVYAAVGTLSPKRMLHDVLAGTTLVPR from the coding sequence ATGCAGGCGTCCTGCCCGCGCTGCTCCAAGGTCACGGAATTCATCGGCGAGCCGCCGCTGTTCTGCGCCTATTGCGGCCAGCCCTTGCGCGCACCCGCCGGCCTGGACACGACCGCCAACTATTCCTGGCCGGCCGGGGTCCCGACGGGCCTGGAAGCGACCGCCGCGTTCTCGCCAGGCTCGCTGGCGGAGGCGAGGTCCGCCGAGGTCGTCCCGGAGCGACTGAGCAATTTCCGCCTGTTGCGCAAGATCGGCGCCGGCGGGATGGGCTCGGTGCACGAGGCCGAGGACGAGAGAAATGGCCGCCGGGTGGCGATCAAGCTGATCGCGCCTCATCTGCTGGCGTCCGACGTGGCCGTCGAGCGGTTCTTGCAGGAGGGGCGGCTGGCCAGCGCCATCACCCACCCACGATGCGTGTTCGTGCTGGCGGCCGACGCCTTCGACGGGCATCCGTATATCGTGATGGAGCTGATGTCCGGCTCGACCCTGAAGGACCTCGTCGAGTCGGGCGGCCCGCTGTCTCCCGAGGAGTCGGTCGCCAAGATCCTGGACGTGATGGAGGGGCTGGGCGAGGCGCACCGGCTGGGGGTGATCCATCGGGACGTCAAGCCATCCAACTGCTTCCTGGAGGCCGACGGCCGGGTCAAGGTGGGCGACTTCGGCCTGTCCAAGAGCCTGATCACCGGGCTGGACCTGACGCACTCGGGGTCGTTCCTGGGCACCCCGCTCTATGCCTCGCCCGAGCAGATCCGCGGCGAGGTGCTCGACTCTCGGACCGACGTCTATTCGGTGGCCGCGACGCTGTATTTCATGATCACGGGAAAGGCCCCGTTCGAGGCGAAGGGGAAGGATGCGGCGTCGACCCTGGCGATGATCGTCAGCGATGACGCGCCTTCAATCCGCCAGTTCCGGCCCGACGTGTCCAAGGCCCTCGATCAGGCGATCTTGAAGGGGCTGAGCCGCGAGCGGGGGCGGCGGTATCGCGACCTGGCCGAGTTCGCGCGAGTGCTGGCCCCGTTCCTGCCGAGCCGGTTGTCGATCGGCGGGATCGGCCTGCGGATCGTGGCGTTCGTGCTGGAGATGTTCGGCGTCCGGTTCCTGATCTACACCTTCGTGGATATCGGCTGGGTGCTGTCGACGGGCCGGCAGGACACGCTGCACGTCAACGTGGCGATCTCGCTGGCGTTCGATCTCTTCTATTTCGGGTATTTCGCGCTGCTGGAAGGGCTGTACGGGGCCTCGCTGGCCAAGCGGTTCTTCGGGCTGCGGGTTTATGACTCGCGACGGACCACGCCCCCCGGCCTGGGGCCCGCGTTGCTGCGCACGACCGTCTTCTTCGCCTTGACGACCCTTCCGGCCGACCTGCTCAGCCTTTACTCGGTCTGGCAGAGGGCCTATGCCCTGGATAAGTGGGTGCCGTTCCTGCGCATCCCGGGACTGCTGCTCATCACGTCGACGATGCGAGCGTCCAACGGATTCCGAGGGCTGCACGAGCTGGTGAGCGAGACGCGGGTGATCCGCCTGCGTGGCCGCGACCGGTTCCGCTCCCGCATCTTCGACCGCGGGCAGGTGACTCCGGGCTCGCCCAGGCTGATGCAGCCGGGCGGGATCCCCTCGGAGCTGGGGCCTTACCAGGTCGAGGGGGCCCTGAGCTGGGACCCCGAGCCGCGGGTGTTGCACGGCAATGACGCGGGGCTGGGCAGGCCCGTCTGGGTCGTCCTCAGGGCGGTCGACGACCCGCCGGCGTCGGACGTGCGCCGCGAGGTCAACCGGATCGGCCGGCCCCGATGGATCAGCGGCGGAGAAGATGACGACCTGCGGTGGGATGCCTTCATCGCGCCCGGGGGCCGATCCCTGCCCGACCTGGTCAAGTCGACCGAACGGCTGACCTGGCGCGAGGCCCGGCCGATCCTGGAGACGCTCTCGGAGGAACTTGCCGCGTCGTGCGACGACGCGACGCTCCCCCTCGGGCTGTCCGTGGACAGCATCTGGGTGCTGCCCAACGGCCAGATCCAGCTGACCGACGTGCCCGCGGGGAAGGGGGCCCCGCTCGCGGAGGGGTCTCGCTCCGTGGCACTGACCTCGTCGGATCGGTCGCTGAGGCTGCTGTATGAAGCCGCGACCCTAGCCCTGACCGGCCGTCGTGCGGAGGAGGACGAGCCGTCTTCGCCGATCCTGACGGCCTTGCCGCTGCACGCGCGCGGGCCCCTGGACCGACTCTGCGGGGCCGGATACCGATACGAGCATCCGAGGGCCTTCCATGACGCGCTGGAGAAGACGCACGACCGGCCGACCTGCCTGACGCCGATGGCGCGGCTCGTCAGCCTGGGGGCGTTCGTCGCGATCAGCTCGCTCCAGGCGTCCCTGATCCTGCTCCCGCTTGCGCTTGTGCGTGTTTATATTGCCTATCTGAAATCGCCCGAGGAAGGGTATGCGACGAACCCCGAGCTGGTGGACTCGCTGACGCGGATGCTCGACCACCTGCTGAGGATCTTGCCGGCGGTGATCCCGCTGGGCTGGGCCGTCTGGTCGTGGGCGACCTGCGGCGGCTTCACCCGTCGGCTGGCGGGGACCGCGGTCGTCAGGCTCAACGGTCGCCCTCCTTCGAGGCTCCAGCACGCCTTGCGCGAGGCGACGCTCTGGTCGATCTTCGTGATCCTGGCGGTCGGGCCGATCACACTGACCTATCAGCTCTCGCGATCGGAGGGGGCGCTCCGGGGCGCGGCGCTGGCGTCGATCGCGATGCTGCTGGTGTACGCGGCTGTCGGGACGCTCTCGCCGAAGCGGATGCTGCACGACGTCCTCGCCGGCACGACGCTCGTCCCCAGGTAG
- a CDS encoding DUF1080 domain-containing protein: MKLRTATLLGVLMAALAGADSPKGDSKADEGFTELYRSGDPAKQGWEMVGPGSIVEEKDGVLVTDGGMGMLWYSRKPFKDFILRVEYKLSDAGNNSGVFVRFPKKPKSPWDAVNEGYEIQICDGADPEHRTGAVYSFKAADAKPTLRPVGEWNDYEIRVKGQEYTILLNGRQVNSYKGSRGESGYLGLQNHDPKSIVRFRNVRIKELD, from the coding sequence ATGAAGCTCCGAACGGCGACACTGCTGGGGGTGCTAATGGCGGCCCTGGCCGGGGCCGACTCACCCAAAGGTGACTCCAAGGCCGACGAGGGGTTCACCGAGCTATACCGCTCGGGCGACCCTGCCAAGCAGGGCTGGGAGATGGTCGGCCCCGGCTCGATCGTCGAGGAGAAGGACGGGGTGCTCGTCACCGACGGCGGCATGGGGATGCTCTGGTACTCCCGCAAGCCGTTCAAGGACTTCATCCTGCGCGTCGAGTACAAGCTCTCCGACGCCGGCAACAACTCGGGGGTCTTCGTCCGCTTCCCCAAGAAGCCGAAGAGCCCCTGGGACGCCGTCAACGAGGGCTATGAGATCCAGATCTGCGACGGCGCCGACCCCGAGCACCGCACCGGCGCCGTCTACTCGTTCAAGGCCGCCGACGCCAAGCCCACGCTCCGACCGGTGGGCGAGTGGAACGACTACGAGATCAGGGTGAAAGGGCAGGAGTACACGATCCTGCTGAATGGTCGGCAGGTCAACTCGTACAAGGGCTCGCGCGGCGAGTCGGGGTACCTCGGCCTGCAGAACCACGACCCCAAGTCGATCGTCCGGTTCCGCAACGTGCGGATCAAGGAACTCGACTGA